In the genome of Helicovermis profundi, the window GCTAACATTACTTCCTTTAGTCCTACTTGGATAACCACTACCATCTATATGTTCATGATGTTGAAAAACAATTGATTTAGTATGCGAGCTAATAAACGGTAAGTCTTTTAAAAGTTCATAGCCTCTTTTAGGATGCATAATAATCATCTTTTGTTCATCAATTGTTAATTTTTCAGTTTTATTTACAACAGCTTTAGGAATAAGTGCTAGTCCAATATCATGGTAAATAGCACCAATAAATAAATCTTTTAACTGATCTCGTTTTAATTTTAAAGACCAACCTAGTAATACAGAAAGAAGAGCTGTGTTAAAGGAAGAGGTATATAAATAGTTGTCAGTTTTTTTTATATCAACATATTCAATTTGATCATTTCTAACTGATGAAACTTCATATAAAATATCATCACTAAGTTCATATATTTTTTTATGAATGTCAATAAAACTTACCCTTTTAGAAACAGCATCAAAAAGTTCTTTAACAAGAAGATTTCCCCTTTGCCTAAGTTGCTGACTAATGACTGAATTAACTTCATAATCACTATGTTCATCTATAATATATACAGTAAAAATATTCTGGTCTTCAATTTGCTTAACTAATTCTTTAGTAAGTATAGCTCCATATCTAACCAAAACACCACTATTTAAAGTGTATAATGTTTCGCCGAGCTTATGAGTTTCTTTAACATATGAAGTAGGTATTGCTCTCATATAATCACCCCTAGTGTAATGTGATTGTACACACACGAATAAATTATCCCTTTGTAAATGTTATTGATTTTTACCTTGTTATTAATTATTATTTTTTTGAACTTTTAATTATTTCTTTGTCCATAGCATTAATAAATTTATTAAAAACATAAATGTATTCATTTTTAATATTTTCAAATATTAAAATAGCACTTTCTTCATCATAAGTGTGAACTGTCTTATTTCTATCTTGAAGCATCTTTAACCACACTTGTGCGTCTTCTATTAATCCTACTTTATATGATTCTTTTATGGCAGTCCTTGGAGAAGTACCTTCTGCAATTCCATTATATTCAAGATACACTTTCATTAATTTCCACGACATTTCGTAGACAAATTCAAATCTTTGTATACTCGCATCTAGAACTATATCATCTTCAATATAATTTCTATGAATACTCTCATCCAATTTTAAATAAGCCTTTTTTAAATCATGTAGTTTATCTTTTATTTTTTCTAATAAAACCATAATTTCTCCTTCATTATTTAAAAAATATAAAATTACTCCATCATTATCTATATTATTTTTGAATTTTTGATTCATTATCTTATTATAATCTACGACATCAATTTTATATATTATATCAATTTTTTCTAATTGTTCACATATTTCATATATTTTTTCGCTGTTTTTTCTAAAAATTAGCGCAATATCAATATCTGATGTGTTTTTATAATCTCCACGAGCACGAGATCCGAACAGGATAACTTTTTCTAATACATTTGTATACTCCTTAAACACATTTATGATTTCAAAAAATTCTTTTTTAAACATTCCGTATTTTTCCATAAAAACCTCTTTCTCAAACTCTATTCATCTTTATTATAGAATATTATTCATAATGAGTCCACATAGGAATTATTTTAATCTAAAATTTCGTACAAAAAAGAACTTACTTTAAGCAATAACTTAAAAGTAAGTTCTTTTTGTTCTCTCTGTTTTATAAATTAGCTTCTTTTCTAAGAAGTTCAGCTTTATCTGTTTTCTCCCAAGGTAAATCTAAATCATCTCGTCCAAAATGTCCATATGCCGCAGTTTGTTTATAAATTGGTCTTCTTAAATCAAGATCGCGTATTATTGCAGCAGGTCTTAAGTCAAAATGTTTTCTAACCAACTCTTCAATTTTTTCTTCATCTATTTTGGCAGTTCCAAAAGTTTCAACAAGTAAAGAAACTGGATGAGCAACACCAATTGCGTATGCAAGTTCTATTTCACATTTATCTGCAAGTCCAGCAGCCACAATATTCTTTGCAACATATCTTGCTGCATATGCTGCTGATCTATCTACTTTTGTAGGATCTTTTCCTGAAAAAGCTCCCCCACCATGTCTAGAATATCCACCATAAGTGTCAACTATAATTTTACGGCCAGTAAGTCCAGCGTCACCATGAGGTCCTCCAATAACAAATCTTCCTGTTGGATTAATAAAATATTTAGTATTTTCATCGAGTAAATTCGCATCTACTACAGGAAGAACAACTAATCTCTTTAAATCCTCTTCAATTTGTTCTCTAGTAACATCAGGATCGTGCTGAGTTGATATTACTATAGTATCTACTCTAACTGGTTTATCATCAATATATTCAACCGTAACTTGTGTTTTTCCATCTGGTCTTAAATATTTAAGCCTTCCTTCTTTTCTTACATCAGAAAGTTTTTTAGCAAGTTTATGCGATAATGCTATTGGAAGAGGCATTAATTCTTTAGTTTCATTACATGCAAATCCAAACATTAATCCTTGGTCTCCTGCTCCTATAGCTTCAATGTCATCCATTTGTCCTTCTTTACTTTCAAGTGCTTCATTTACACCCATAGCAATATCTGTTGATTGTTCGTCAAGTGCAACAAGTACTGCGCAAGTTGCAGCATCAAAACCATATTTCGCTCTGTTATAGCCAATTTCATCAACTGTTTTTCTAACAACTTTTTGAATATTTATATAACACGACGTACTAATTTCGCCAGAAACTAAAACTAATCCTGTAGTAACTGACGTTTCGCATGCAACTCTAGCAGATGGATCTTCTGTATAAATAGCATCTAGTATTGAATCTGATATCTGATCGCACATTTTATCTGGGTGGCCTTCTGTAACCGACTCAGATGTAAATAGTCTTTTTCTCATTTCTTCCTCCTCCACTTTAAAAACAAATATATATTATCATTTGAATACCCATATTTAATAATTTTAAATATAAATTTCACCCTTTTTTAAACCATTTTGACTCAAAAAACATTTAAACCCTTCTTCAAAGACAAAGAGGGGTTAATTACTACTTTCCTCATCTCTCAGATTTCTCTGTAGGATTTAGCACCGGCTTTATAAAAGTGGTTGCTGGACTTCATCGGGCCTATTCCCTCCGTCACTCTAAATAAGGTATATTCAATTCTAGCATAGTCAATATATCACAAAACATAAACTAGTGCAAGAAAATTTTATCGACTTTTTAAAATACTTTATCTAGAAAAAAGTTTCTTTACTGCAACAAAACATAAATGAATTTCTAAGATTCAGAGGGAGTTTTTACTCCCACTGAATCTTAGAAAACATAATCCAAGGCCTTTTTAGAGTTCTTTATCTCCCACTTTTTTAAGAAGTGGGGGTATTAGAACTCTTAGGCATCGGATAAATTATTTATATTCCAACAAATTCTTTGAATTTTTTTATTTGACTTCTTGATACTGGTACCTTTTCATCTAGATATTTTACTTTAACCATATAAGTATTATTAAACCACGGTTCAATAGTTTCTATATAATCAATATTTAATATATAACTCCTATGTGTTCTAAAAAAATCTGTATTTGTAAGCTTTGATTCTAATTGACTTAATGTTCCACTATAATTATATTCTTTATTTCTTGTAAAAATAATGGTGTTTTTTCCTTCTACTTTAGCATAAATAATTGAATCAATATCAAGAGGCATATATACACCGTTTTGCTCAAGACAAATTCTTGAAGATGTATTTAAGTCATTAAACAATATCTTATTATTTATAAGAGGATCAACTAAGTTAATTCTATTATGTTTAATTTTTTCAATTGTATTTTCAAGCCTTAATGCAGAAATAGGCTTGAGTAAATAATCAAGAGCGTTAACTTCAAAAGCATTTATTGCATATTCATTGTATGCTGTGACAAAAATAATAAGTGGTGGATTATCAAAACTAGATAACTTTGAAGCAACAACTATTCCACTAATTCTTGGCATATCTATATCTAAAAAAACTACATCTATATTTTTCTCTTTAGCAATATTTAAACATTCAATACCGTTATCAGCTTCACCAATTAATTCAAAATCATTAAAATCTCCTAACAAAAATTTAAGTTCATCTCTTGCAGGCTTCTCATCATCGACAATTAAATATTTAATCACAAAATCACTCCTTAGTAATTTTTTTACTTAAGTTTGGTATAATAAAACTTACACTTGTACCAATATTTTCTTTACTCTCTAAGTTTAAACCATATTGTTTCCCGTATTTCATCATTAATCTTGAATTTACATTTGAAAGTCCAATTGAATTACCTTTTTTCTCATGTAAAATACTGTTCAACTTATATTTTTTTATACCAACACCATTATCTTTAACTGTAATTGTAGTTCCCTCAATAGAATTTCTAACAAAAATCTCTACCTCTCCGCCATTTATTTTTTCAAATATACCATGTTTAATTGCATTTTCAACTAATGGCTGTATTAGTAGTGGAGGTATCATACATTCAACATCTTCGTCAACTTCACATTTTACAGATAGTTTATCTCCAAACCTTGCTTTCTCAATTTCAACATAATTCATAACCGTATTTATCTCTTTTCTAATATCAATATCATCATTTTTCCCAAGCATATTATTTCTAAAATATTCACCTAAATT includes:
- a CDS encoding HD-GYP domain-containing protein, with amino-acid sequence MRAIPTSYVKETHKLGETLYTLNSGVLVRYGAILTKELVKQIEDQNIFTVYIIDEHSDYEVNSVISQQLRQRGNLLVKELFDAVSKRVSFIDIHKKIYELSDDILYEVSSVRNDQIEYVDIKKTDNYLYTSSFNTALLSVLLGWSLKLKRDQLKDLFIGAIYHDIGLALIPKAVVNKTEKLTIDEQKMIIMHPKRGYELLKDLPFISSHTKSIVFQHHEHIDGSGYPSRTKGSNVSILSQIVGLSDIYDAMVSDKPYKRASTPSEAIEYIMGVADRHFKFEIVNEFIKKINPFPAGSLIELNTGEKAVVDFVPKQLPLRPKIRIINKSIYGINYTEVDLSEETNLVIKKMIYSID
- a CDS encoding HI0074 family nucleotidyltransferase substrate-binding subunit, which encodes MEKYGMFKKEFFEIINVFKEYTNVLEKVILFGSRARGDYKNTSDIDIALIFRKNSEKIYEICEQLEKIDIIYKIDVVDYNKIMNQKFKNNIDNDGVILYFLNNEGEIMVLLEKIKDKLHDLKKAYLKLDESIHRNYIEDDIVLDASIQRFEFVYEMSWKLMKVYLEYNGIAEGTSPRTAIKESYKVGLIEDAQVWLKMLQDRNKTVHTYDEESAILIFENIKNEYIYVFNKFINAMDKEIIKSSKK
- the metK gene encoding methionine adenosyltransferase, producing MRKRLFTSESVTEGHPDKMCDQISDSILDAIYTEDPSARVACETSVTTGLVLVSGEISTSCYINIQKVVRKTVDEIGYNRAKYGFDAATCAVLVALDEQSTDIAMGVNEALESKEGQMDDIEAIGAGDQGLMFGFACNETKELMPLPIALSHKLAKKLSDVRKEGRLKYLRPDGKTQVTVEYIDDKPVRVDTIVISTQHDPDVTREQIEEDLKRLVVLPVVDANLLDENTKYFINPTGRFVIGGPHGDAGLTGRKIIVDTYGGYSRHGGGAFSGKDPTKVDRSAAYAARYVAKNIVAAGLADKCEIELAYAIGVAHPVSLLVETFGTAKIDEEKIEELVRKHFDLRPAAIIRDLDLRRPIYKQTAAYGHFGRDDLDLPWEKTDKAELLRKEANL
- a CDS encoding LytR/AlgR family response regulator transcription factor, with translation MIKYLIVDDEKPARDELKFLLGDFNDFELIGEADNGIECLNIAKEKNIDVVFLDIDMPRISGIVVASKLSSFDNPPLIIFVTAYNEYAINAFEVNALDYLLKPISALRLENTIEKIKHNRINLVDPLINNKILFNDLNTSSRICLEQNGVYMPLDIDSIIYAKVEGKNTIIFTRNKEYNYSGTLSQLESKLTNTDFFRTHRSYILNIDYIETIEPWFNNTYMVKVKYLDEKVPVSRSQIKKFKEFVGI